A DNA window from Naumovozyma dairenensis CBS 421 chromosome 8, complete genome contains the following coding sequences:
- the INO80 gene encoding chromatin-remodeling ATPase INO80 (similar to Saccharomyces cerevisiae INO80 (YGL150C); ancestral locus Anc_2.317), which translates to MSLANLLNKEDEDPILRTTATTTTTATPHMNNATKDERKRIFLEELNNNFNILNQRDKLETIYQNWKFLNLQEFELINEWNNQSKDWFPSPFSSTSPDDLHQINGVEHKVPIKRKNKSVYDEIELIRNEVENYKLYKESNNYLKSGIASTTAATTTTAAAKKKSKLKSSKRQQKSQKQKSLIKKDTKKKSKIKTELQTPSTSTSNSSPNDIVSEQDGEDEENENDYISDVFEDDDEDIKIIDDENDEDFQPENESKKSSKKSKNTKKSLVKKSNEPVTLQSDKDLIVRDLKKMVKKNKLLKIKKRKFTSCLVVDYVPPTPPIDDESDSETEFNDAETPSPPQLIMKLTLKQFHMRKLKKIFNERKKAKEKEIAEKLAIEKAKKIRNCQQFKEKIKTKIKPSKSSKTSKSTKLNETEETSDNDDIQQDHKKRKLNDQESSMATTTTISPSELSNTLLNKESSATIHDLPTYGMKMSAKEARAIKRHYDNTYITIWKDLARKDSAKMLRLIQQIQSIKSMNFKKTSSLVARESKKWQIRNFKQVKDLQTRARRGIREMSNYWKKNEREERDLKKKAEKIAQENAKKEEEEKETIRQSKKLNFLLTQTELYSHFIGRKIKTTELEGNMTDDQHAAAMTATATTTTSNHIDLEKTEAMKNDFHSIDFDNEDDEQLRLKAAQNASNVLAQTRAKAKAFDDEHNNLAAATAATTARRTPTPMEDNNEGEFNFQNPTSLGEISIEQPKMLACTLKEYQLKGLNWLASLYDQGINGILADEMGLGKTVQSISVLAHLAEKHNIWGPYLVVTPASTLHNWVNEITKFVPGFKILPYWGNANDRKVLRKFWDRKNLRYTKDSPFHVMITSYQMVVSDVTYLQKMKWQYMILDEAQAIKSSSSSRWKNLLSFHCRNRLLLTGTPIQNNMQELWALLHFIMPSLFDSHDEFSEWFAKDIESHAESNTKLNQQQLRRLHMILKPFMLRRVKKNVQSELGDKIEIDLMCDLTQRQAKLYNILKSQISSNYDAIENAASSPSSSASPDESLSDQNLANAVMQFRKVCNHPDLFERADVDSPFGFVDFGKTSSIMRSDNNNNGDFGEEIFYSSKNPITYNLPSLVYKEIIQPNYKNNIDIMAKLLNYNFTIFNPKNNLTLCRYLSRITSLSPNELSKISHKSLLERAISLDSEIDGSNFIEKLSILFPNSDDDENDGIKLKDNFEKNLKIVDKTRNLRNLSRTCTDGVLQSLLNIKEHVYQENYFNSLHRSYRPNASSVPISIEVNGSNHFSNQMERELFNPTIAQALSEIPPITQYRMHVKKHIPIESFPSSDFYPQSLNKFFTSTISMPSMDRFITESAKLKKLDELLVQLKKEDHRVLIYFQMTKMMDLMEEYLTYRQYSHIRLDGSSKLEDRRDLVHDWQTKPEIFVFLLSTRAGGLGINLTAADTVIFYDSDWNPTIDSQAMDRAHRLGQTRQVTVYRLLVRGTIEERMRDRAKQKEQVQQVVMEGKTQDNNVKTIEASKF; encoded by the coding sequence atgtcATTGGCAAACTTACtcaataaagaagatgaagatcCAATACTTCGtacaacagcaacaacaaccacTACTGCTACTCCTCACATGAATAATGCAACAAAAGATGAAAGAAAGAGGATTTTCCtagaagaattaaataataacttcAATATTCTCAATCAAAGAGATAAACTAGAAACCATATATCAAAATTGGAAGTTCTTAAATTTAcaagaatttgaattaattaacGAATGGAATAATCAAAGCAAAGATTGGTTCCCTTCCCCTTTTTCTTCCACATCTCCTGAtgatcttcatcaaattaaTGGTGTAGAACATAAGGTTCCCATCAAGAGGAAGAATAAATCTGTATATGATGAGATCGAACTCATTAGAAATGAAGTGGAAAACTATAAACTTTATaaagaatcaaataattatttgaaatcagGTATTGCTTCTACTACTGCCGCCACCACCACCACTGCTGCTGCTAAGAAGAAGTcgaaattgaaatcttcTAAGAGGCAACAAAAAAGTCAAAAGCAAAAAAGTTTGATTAAGAAAGatacaaagaagaaatcaaaaatcAAGACTGAATTACAAACTCCTTCCACGTCAACTTCAAATTCCTCTCCTAATGATATTGTCTCTGAACAAGACGGAGAAGacgaagaaaatgaaaatgattaCATATCAGACGTATtcgaagatgatgatgaagacatcaaaataattgatgatgaaaatgatgaagatttccagccagaaaatgaatccaaaaaatcatcaaaaaaATCTAAAAATACCAAGAAATCCTTAgttaaaaaatcaaatgaaCCTGTAACTTTACAAAGTGATAAAGATTTAATCGTTCgtgatttgaaaaaaatggtaaagaaaaataaattgttaAAGATTAAAAAGAGGAAATTTACAAGCTGTCTTGTAGTTGACTATGTCCCTCCAACTCCACCTATCGATGATGAATCAGATTCAGAAACAGAATTTAATGATGCAGAGACTCCATCGCCACCACAATTGATCATGAAATTGactttgaaacaattcCATATGAGAAAgctaaagaaaatattcaatgaaaGGAAGAAGgcaaaagaaaaggaaatagCTGAAAAATTAGCAATTGAAAAGgccaaaaaaattagaaattgCCAacaatttaaagaaaaaattaaaaccAAAATCAAACCATCAAAATCATCCAAAACATCAAAATCAActaaattaaatgaaactGAAGAAACATCAGATAATGACGACATCCAACAGGATCATAAGAAACGGAAATTGAATGACCAAGAATCATCTAtggcaacaacaacaacgaTTTCTCCATCTGAACTTTCAAACacattattgaataaagaaTCATCAGCTACAATTCATGATTTACCAACTTACGGTATGAAAATGAGCGCTAAAGAAGCAAGAGCAATAAAGCGTCATTATGATAATACATACATTACCATATGGAAAGATTTAGCTCGTAAGGATTCTGCCAAAATGTTAAgattaattcaacaaattcaatccataaaatcaatgaattttaaaaaaactTCATCACTAGTTGCAAGAGAATCGAAAAAATGGCAAATTagaaatttcaaacaagttaaagatttacaaaCTAGGGCAAGAAGAGGTATTAGAGAAATGTCaaattattggaaaaaaaatgaacgtgaagaaagagatttaaagaaaaaggcTGAAAAAATTGCACAAGAAAATGCTAAGaaggaggaagaagaaaaggaaactaTAAGACAAtctaaaaaattgaatttcttattaACTCAAACAGAATTATATTCTCATTTCATTGGAAGAAAGATTAAAACTACAGAATTGGAAGGTAATATGACAGATGATCAACATGCAGCTGCCATGACAGCTACGGCAACCACCACTACATCGAACCATATCGATTTGGAAAAAACTGAAGCCATGAAGAATGATTTccattcaattgatttcgATAACGAAGATGACGAACAATTAAGATTAAAAGCTGCTCAAAATGCATCAAACGTTCTTGCCCAAACTAGAGCAAAAGCAAAGgcatttgatgatgaacatAACAATTTAGCTGCTGCCACAGCTGCTACCACCGCAAGAAGAACTCCAACTCCAAtggaagataataatgaaggtGAATTCAATTTCCAAAATCCAACTTCTCTTGGTGAAATCTCAATTGAACAACCGAAAATGTTAGCTTGTACTTTAAAGGAATACCAATTGAAAGGTTTAAATTGGTTAGCAAGTCTATATGATCAAGGGATTAATGGGATCCTAGCGGATGAAATGGGGTTAGGTAAAACTGTTCAATCTATCTCTGTATTGGCTCATCTTGCTGAAAAACATAACATTTGGGGACCATATTTGGTGGTAACACCTGCATCTACTTTACATAATTGGGTTAATGAAATTACTAAATTCGTCCCAGGTTTCAAAATATTGCCCTATTGGGGGAATGCAAACGATCGTAAAGTCCTTAGAAAGTTTTGGGATAGGAAAAATTTAAGATACACAAAGGATTCTCCATTCCATGTTATGATTACATCCTATCAAATGGTTGTCTCTGATGTCActtatttacaaaaaatgaaatggCAATATATGATTCTAGATGAAGCTCAAGCAATTAaatcctcatcatcatcacgTTGGAAAAATTTGTTAAGTTTCCATTGTAGAAATAGACTATTATTAACAGGTACACctattcaaaataatatgcAAGAATTATGGGCTTTGTTACATTTCATTATGCCTTCACTTTTCGATTCTCATGACGAATTTAGTGAATGGTTTGCTAAGGATATTGAATCACATGCAGAATCAAATACTAAATTaaaccaacaacaattacGCCGTTTACATATGATCTTGAAACCTTTCATGTTAAGGCGtgtgaagaaaaatgttcAATCTGAATTGGgtgataaaattgaaattgatctCATGTGTGATTTGACTCAAAGACAAGCTAAattgtataatattttgaaatctcAAATCTCATCAAATTATGATGCCATTGAAAATGCAGCATCATCCCCTTCTTCTTCGGCGTCCCCAGATGAATCATTATCTGATCAAAATTTAGCTAACGCTGTCATGCAATTTAGGAAAGTTTGTAATCATCCAGATTTATTCGAAAGAGCTGATGTTGATTCGCCATTTGGATTCGTTGATTTTGGGAAAACTTCTTCGATTATGAGatcagataataataataatggtgaCTTTGgtgaagaaatattttattcttctAAAAACCCAATCACTTATAATTTACCATCATTGgtatataaagaaataatccaaccaaattataaaaataatatcgaTATCATGgctaaattattaaactATAATTTCACTATTTTCAACCCAAAGAACAATCTCACATTATGTCGATATTTATCAAGAATAACTTCATTATCTCCAAATGaactttccaaaatttcaCATAAATCTTTGTTAGAAAGGGCCATCTCTTTGGACTCGGAAATTGATGGATcaaatttcattgaaaaactATCAATCCTTTTCCCCAAcagtgatgatgatgaaaatgatggCATCAAATTAAAAGACAACTTTGAGAAAAACttaaaaattgttgataaaACGAGAAACCTACGAAACCTGTCAAGAACTTGCACTGATGGAGTTTTACAATCGCTTTTAAATATCAAAGAACATGTATATCAAGAAAACTACTTCAATTCATTACATCGTAGTTATCGTCCTAACGCATCATCTGTTCCCATTTCGATTGAAGTCAATGGTTCAAACCATTTTTCTAATCAAATGGAACGAGAATTATTCAATCCTACTATCGCACAAGCACTTTCTGAAATACCACCAATAACACAATATAGAATGCATGTTAAGAAACATATACCGATAGAATCATTCCCCAGCTCAGATTTCTACCCGCAGTCGTtaaacaaatttttcacGTCAACAATCTCTATGCCATCTATGGATAGGTTCATTACAGAATCTgccaaattgaaaaaattagatgaattgCTAGTccaattgaagaaagaagatcATCGTGTGTTAATATATTTCCAAATGACCAAGATGATGGACCTAATGGAGGAATATTTGACTTATAGGCAATACAGCCATATTAGATTAGATGGTTCATCTAAATTAGAAGACCGTAGAGATTTGGTTCATGATTGGCAAACAAAACCAGagatttttgttttcttattaaGTACAAGAGCTGGTGGGTTAGGTATCAATTTAACTGCTGCTGATACCGTTATATTTTATGATTCTGATTGGAACCCGACAATTGATTCACAAGCCATGGATAGAGCTCATAGATTGGGTCAAACTAGACAAGTTACTGTCTATAGATTGTTAGTTCGTGGCACTATTGAAGAAAGGATGAGAGATAGAGCTaaacaaaaagaacaaGTTCAACAGGTTGTTATGGAAGGTAAAActcaagataataatgtgAAGACTATCGAAGCCTcgaaattttga